In one Gadus morhua chromosome 7, gadMor3.0, whole genome shotgun sequence genomic region, the following are encoded:
- the otud3 gene encoding OTU domain-containing protein 3, protein MSRKQVVKPARGNKKGDVERKRDGRAARRAIAKDRKNRPQDADDGEEFVSFSNQLQSLGLKLREIPGDGNCLFRALGDQLEGHSRGHINLRQETVEYMKSHRKDFEPFVEDDVPFADHLSNLSQPGTFAGNDAIVAFARSQELKVVIHQLNTPLWEIKGVDKHACREMHIAYRYGDHYDSVRRIGDNSESPAQLRIENLHNAEGQQRQFGDGHMTAGERSPPLYEDNVILSTYQHPAVDDEEYLGQLSAATLNAEWLLDPEPGSISACSGTPAEGSDPRPPPEGNNAQKAKVSNKLKKEQLRLEKKKRQEERHRQKVIQSKGAPEHNQNLPEPVTLVPALNTLSI, encoded by the exons ATGTCGAGGAAGCAGGTGGTCAAACCGGCCCGCGGCAACAAGAAAGGCGACGTTGAGCGCAAGAGAGACGGGCGGGCAGCCCGGCGTGCCATCGCCAAAGACCGCAAGAACCGCCCCCAGGACGCCGATGATGGGGAAGAGTTTGTCAGCTTCTCCAATCAGCTGCAGAGCCTGGGCCTGAAGCTGAGAGAAATACCTGGAGATGG gAACTGTCTGTTCAGAGCTCTGGGAGACCAGCTGGAGGGCCACTCCCGGGGACACATTAACCTGCGCCAGGAGACGGTCGAGTACATGAAGTCCCATCGGAAGGACTTTGAGCCCTTTGTGGAGGACGACGTCCCCTTCGCAGATCACT TGTCTAACCTCTCCCAGCCGGGAACGTTTGCCGGGAATGACGCCATTGTTGCCTTCGCCCGCAGCCAGGAACTGAAGGTGGTCATTCACCAGCTGAACACCCCGCTTTGGGAG ATCAAAGGTGTTGACAAGCACGCGTGCAGAGAGATGCACATCGCCTATCGCTACGGCGACCATTATGACAGCGTCCGCCGCATCGGAGACAACTCGGAAAGCCCGGCCCAGCTGCGCATAGAG AATCTGCACAACGCTGAGGGGCAGCAGCGGCAGTTTGGAGACGGTCATATGACGGCGGGAGAGCGCTCTCCCCCGCTGTACGAGGACAACGTGATCCTGAGCACCTATCAGCACCCAGCCGTCG ATGACGAGGAATACCTCGGGCAGCTTAGCGCAGCCACCCTCAACGCTGAGTGGCTGTTAGACCCCGAGCCAGGATCCATCTCGGCCTGCAGTGGGACCCCCGCAGAAGGCAGTGACCCCCGGCCGCCACCAGAGGGCAACAACGCCCAGAAAGCCAAG GTTTCAAACAAGCTGAAGAAGGAGCAGCTGCggctggagaagaagaagcgcCAGGAGGAGAGGCATCGACAGAAGGTCATCCAGAGCAAAGGAGCCCCAGAACACAACCAGAACCTGCCAGAGCCGGTGACGCTGGTGCCAGCGCTGAACACCCTCAGTATATAG
- the zgc:171775 gene encoding mitogen-activated protein kinase 14A: protein MQKPVKDSPVHPGFYRTEVQKTTWDVPERYEALKPIGSGAYGTVCSALDKQTKEKVAIKKLYRPFQSLIHTKRAYRELRLLRHIENDNVISLLNVFTPDSSLEKFQTFYMVMPLVAQDLGHIMKKRRLADRIVIYLFYQLLRGLKYIHSAGIIHRDLKPNNLAVNENCELKILDFGLARHQESEMTGYVVTRWYRAPEIIFNWMHYSQSVDVWSAACILAEMITGKVVFPGHDSIDQLKKIMSLTGTPASALVQKMQSADAQSYVQGLPLQKKKVFSEVFPSMDKKAVDLLEAMLLLDPESRLTAAQGLSHPYLAEFHDPESEPGSQAYDDSFESLELDIGEWKSLIHMEIMTFDPVNPRNTAM from the exons ATGCAAAAGCCAGTAAAGGATTCCCCAGTCCATCCGGGATTTTACAGAACTGAAGTTCAGAAAACTACCTGGGACGTCCCGGAGCGATATGAGGCTCTCAAACCGATCGGCTCTGGCGCTTACGGGACAGTTTG CTCTGCCCTAGACAAACAGACCAAGGAGAAGGTGGCCATTAAGAAGCTGTATCGACCTTTCCAATCACTTATCCACACCAAAAGAGCCTACAGGGAACTCCGACTGCTGCGCCACATAGAGAACGACAAT GTGATCTCCCTCCTCAACGTCTTCACCCCTGATTCCTCGCTGGAGAAATTCCAGACCTT TTACATGGTAATGCCCCTAGTGGCTCAGGACCTTGGCCACATCATGAAGAAGAGGCGGCTGGCGGATCGCATTGTAATCTACCTGTTCTACCAGCTGCTACGGGGGCTCAAG TATATCCATTCCGCAGGGATCATCCATCGG GATCTGAAGCCTAATAATCTTGCAGTAAATGAAAATTGTGAATTAAAG ATCCTAGACTTTGGCTTGGCCAGACACCAAGAGAGTGAGATGACCGGTTATGTTGTGACTCGCTGGTACCGGGCACCTGAGATCATCTTCAACTGGATGCACTACAGCCAATCTG TTGATGTGTGGTCAGCAGCCTGCATTCTGGCAGAGATGATTACGGGGAAAGTTGTCTTCCCAGGTCATGACA GTATTGACCAGCTAAAGAAGATCATGTCGCTGACAGGGACCCCTGCGTCCGCTCTGGTGCAGAAGATGCAGAGCGCAGAT GCGCAGTCATATGTGCAAGGTCTGCCCCTTCAGAAGAAGAAAGTTTTCAGTGAAGTTTTTCCATCCATGGATAAAAAGG CTGTGGACCTGCTGGAGgcgatgctgctgctggacccGGAGAGCAGGCTGACGGCCGCCCAGggcctgtctcacccctacctggCCGAGTTCCACGACCCGGAGAGCGAGCCCGGCTCCCAGGCCTACGACGACTCCTTCGAGAGCCTGGAGCTTGACATCGGGGAGTGGAAGA GTCTCATTCACATGGAGATTATGACCTTCGATCCTGTCAACCCCAGAAACACAGCGATGTGA